The Ancylothrix sp. D3o genome has a window encoding:
- the dnaJ gene encoding molecular chaperone DnaJ, with product MARDYYEILGVNREADKEEIKRAYRRLARKYHPDVNKEEGAEDKFKEINRAYEVLSEPEMRSRYDRYGEAGVSNGAAAAGYSDFTEGFADIFESFFNGFAGGPGGVGQQQRRRSGPARGDDLRLDLRLDFREAVFGGEKEIRISHLESCEACTGTGAKPGTRPRTCPTCTGSGQVRRATRTPFGSFTQVSVCPTCNGSGQVIEDKCESCNGRGQKQETKKLKITVPAGVDSGTRLRVSGEGDAGGRGGPAGDLYVYLFVNEDSEFKREGINILSEVKISYLQAILGCRIDVNTVDGPSELTIPPGTQPHTVLTLESKGVPRLGNPASRGDHLITVLIDIPTRLSSEERSLLEQLAKLKGLNTGKGGQGLFGMFK from the coding sequence ATGGCCCGCGATTACTATGAAATTCTTGGTGTCAACCGCGAAGCAGACAAAGAAGAAATTAAAAGAGCCTACCGGCGCCTAGCCCGTAAATATCACCCCGATGTCAACAAAGAAGAAGGGGCTGAAGATAAGTTTAAAGAAATTAACCGCGCCTACGAAGTTCTTAGCGAACCAGAAATGCGTTCTCGCTACGACCGTTATGGCGAAGCGGGCGTCTCTAATGGAGCGGCGGCGGCGGGCTATTCTGATTTTACTGAGGGCTTTGCTGATATTTTTGAAAGCTTCTTTAATGGCTTCGCCGGTGGGCCGGGCGGTGTGGGACAGCAACAACGCCGTCGCAGTGGGCCGGCGCGTGGCGATGACCTCCGCCTAGACCTCCGTCTCGACTTCCGCGAAGCTGTTTTTGGCGGCGAAAAGGAAATTCGCATTTCTCATTTGGAAAGTTGCGAGGCTTGCACCGGCACCGGCGCCAAACCTGGTACTCGTCCCCGCACTTGTCCGACTTGCACCGGCAGTGGTCAAGTCCGCCGCGCTACTCGCACCCCCTTCGGCAGTTTTACTCAAGTCTCTGTCTGCCCTACCTGTAATGGTAGTGGTCAAGTAATTGAGGATAAATGCGAGTCTTGTAATGGTCGCGGTCAAAAACAAGAAACTAAAAAGCTGAAAATTACTGTCCCTGCCGGTGTTGATAGTGGGACTCGTCTACGGGTGTCTGGTGAAGGTGATGCCGGTGGGCGTGGTGGCCCAGCAGGCGACCTCTATGTTTACTTGTTTGTTAATGAGGATAGCGAATTTAAACGCGAGGGAATTAATATTCTCTCGGAGGTAAAAATTAGCTATTTGCAAGCGATTCTCGGTTGCCGCATTGATGTCAATACGGTAGATGGGCCTTCAGAATTGACGATTCCTCCGGGTACTCAACCCCATACAGTTTTAACTCTCGAAAGCAAAGGCGTTCCCCGTTTGGGCAACCCGGCTAGTCGCGGCGACCACTTAATTACGGTTTTGATTGATATTCCAACTCGCCTCAGCAGTGAAGAGCGGAGTTTGTTGGAACAATTGGCTAAACTTAAGGGTTTGAATACTGGTAAGGGAGGTCAAGGTTTGTTTGGGATGTTTAAGTGA
- a CDS encoding sulfurtransferase TusA family protein: MAQISATPDIQLDLRGTPCPLNFVRTKLQLDKMAAGQVLEVWLDGGEPIEQVPESLAMEGYAISEIEERTGFFALKVQKPQPSA, from the coding sequence ATGGCTCAAATCTCAGCTACACCAGATATTCAGTTAGACTTGCGGGGGACTCCTTGCCCCCTCAATTTTGTACGGACAAAACTGCAACTTGATAAAATGGCTGCCGGTCAAGTTTTGGAAGTGTGGCTTGATGGCGGAGAACCAATTGAACAAGTGCCCGAAAGTTTGGCAATGGAAGGATACGCTATTAGTGAAATTGAAGAGCGTACCGGCTTTTTTGCGCTAAAAGTTCAAAAGCCACAGCCTTCTGCATGA
- the rsgA gene encoding small ribosomal subunit biogenesis GTPase RsgA — protein MSLAPTGTVVAQQANYYRVQLDAAQSLPLTILLCTRRARLKKIGQQVMVGDRVVVEEPDWEGGRGAIAEVLPRQSELERPAVANANQILLVFSLAEPELDAHQLSRFLVKAESTGIEPCVCLNKSDLISSQELVEVRENLLDWGYEPIFVSVKQQTGLDQLSEQLAGQITIVCGPSGVGKSSIINYLIPGVKQRVGEVSGKLNRGRHTTRHVELFELPLGGLLADTPGFNQPDLTCTQSELAGFFPEARQRLSEASCQFSDCLHRDEPNCAVRGDWERYEDYLEFLEEVTDWQQALQHQGDAESTLKIKSKLKGSQEYEPKLNTKKYRRTSRRSQIQKLQDISQTDEWEENEEDLD, from the coding sequence ATGAGTTTGGCTCCTACCGGCACGGTTGTGGCACAGCAAGCCAATTATTACCGCGTCCAGCTTGACGCAGCGCAATCTCTGCCTTTAACGATCCTGCTTTGTACCCGCAGAGCCAGACTCAAAAAAATTGGTCAGCAAGTTATGGTAGGAGATCGGGTAGTTGTAGAAGAACCCGACTGGGAAGGTGGACGAGGTGCGATAGCAGAAGTTTTACCTCGACAAAGCGAACTTGAACGGCCTGCTGTTGCCAATGCTAATCAAATTTTGCTGGTTTTTTCTTTAGCTGAACCGGAACTAGACGCCCACCAACTGAGCCGGTTTTTAGTAAAAGCTGAATCCACCGGCATTGAGCCTTGTGTTTGTTTAAATAAATCGGATTTAATTAGCTCTCAAGAACTCGTAGAAGTACGAGAGAATTTGCTTGATTGGGGGTATGAGCCGATTTTTGTGAGCGTGAAACAACAAACCGGCCTCGATCAATTATCTGAACAATTGGCCGGTCAAATTACAATTGTTTGCGGCCCTTCTGGAGTAGGTAAATCTAGTATTATTAATTATTTAATTCCTGGTGTTAAGCAGCGAGTTGGTGAGGTTTCTGGAAAACTTAATAGGGGCCGGCATACAACGCGCCACGTTGAGTTGTTTGAATTGCCTCTTGGTGGTTTACTTGCCGATACTCCGGGGTTTAATCAGCCAGATTTGACTTGTACTCAGTCGGAATTAGCCGGTTTTTTTCCGGAAGCACGCCAGCGATTAAGTGAGGCTAGTTGTCAGTTTAGCGATTGTTTGCACCGAGATGAGCCGAATTGTGCGGTGCGGGGAGACTGGGAACGCTACGAAGATTATCTGGAATTTCTCGAAGAAGTGACTGATTGGCAACAAGCGCTACAACATCAAGGCGATGCGGAATCTACGCTCAAAATTAAAAGTAAACTGAAAGGTTCTCAAGAGTACGAACCAAAACTCAACACAAAAAAATATCGCCGTACTTCTCGCCGCAGCCAAATCCAAAAATTACAAGATATTTCTCAGACTGATGAGTGGGAGGAAAACGAAGAAGATTTAGATTAG
- a CDS encoding putative Ig domain-containing protein, whose translation MLQQGNHNNDILIGTIDADILTGNAGNDILLGLGNDDLLFGNADDDLVFGNSGNDTLRGGQGNDFLQGGALDDQVFGDLGNDTVKGELGNDTLFGGCSEGSNDDINGQDVLIGGSGNDLIFGNAGEDQLFGNIGIDTLAGGKGNDTLNGGADNDILSGDMGDDRLIGDLGTDTLTGGSGNDTFVIGLPKDVPEVLSIGGVEIKEADWITDFVKNQDQIEIFGGLTFEQLNIFAGTGEYAGSSIIQETISGQYLAILRDIEAATIERSDFVGLADSTSAATPDPTSVPTNNAPTIGTIITSQIATENSAFIFQIPANSFSDSDGDTLSYSVKLSNASNLPSWLTFDAATLTFSGTPTATDIGTLSVAVSVSDGKGGTANQNFDIVINKGLVANNDTIPDVTVLLRTEILIPASTLLANDTDAENDNLTVTGVSSPTNGTVSLTDEVIKFNPTATGAASFTYTISDGNGGTASATASLNITSVNAVNLSDIVSGKGLPVGAKGFVINGEKVDDQSGISVSSAGDVNGDGLADLIVGSPLAETASGVNAGKSYVVFGKTDSTAINLSSLGSGGFIINGEAASDNSGRSVSSAGDVNGDGLADLIVRSPYSDHATFSCSLKSYLVFGKTDTTAINLNSLNTGGFVINGQVTILNRYGEEANEFTGISVSSAGDVNGDGLADLIVGTPNADPAFRIRAGKSYLVFGKTDSTIINLSSLGSGGFIINGEAASDNSGWSVSSAGDVNGDGLADLIVGAPFADNIAAGSYAGKSYLVFGKTDSTAINLSSLGSGGFIINGEAVNDKMGISVSSTGDANGDGLADLIVGASGADPASGRAAGKSYLVFGKTDSTIINLSSLGSGGFIINGEAASDNSGRSVSSAGDVNGDGLADLIVGALLAHNTAADSYAGKSYLVFGKTDSTAINLSSLGTGGFIINGEAAGDLSGTSVSSAGDVNGDGLADLIVGASGAGSTGKSYVIFGGDFTGAVTQLGTDAIDNLTGTADSEALVGAAGDDILSDGGFINILMYGGAGNDSISINNANFRRLDGGLGNDTLVLAGTGITLDLTGTSDNTKIASFETIDLTGTGNNTLALSHGALLNLVAETRANGGFNRLTVRGDAGDIITANLTNLDFFRSVGATETTYTKGNLQLVVENDVTQNISIGGNIVFDIPM comes from the coding sequence ATGTTACAACAAGGCAACCACAACAATGATATTTTAATCGGAACAATAGATGCAGATATCCTTACTGGAAATGCCGGCAATGATATCTTACTTGGTTTAGGCAATGACGATCTATTGTTTGGCAATGCAGACGATGACCTAGTATTTGGCAACTCTGGCAATGATACCCTACGCGGGGGACAGGGAAACGACTTTTTACAGGGAGGCGCTCTTGATGATCAAGTGTTTGGAGATTTAGGCAATGATACAGTTAAGGGTGAACTAGGCAACGATACTTTATTTGGTGGATGTTCCGAGGGCAGCAATGATGATATTAACGGGCAAGATGTTCTCATCGGTGGTAGCGGCAATGATTTAATTTTCGGTAATGCTGGAGAGGATCAACTTTTTGGAAACATCGGCATCGATACTCTAGCTGGGGGAAAAGGAAATGACACCCTTAATGGTGGAGCCGACAATGATATCTTATCAGGAGATATGGGGGATGACCGGCTCATCGGTGATTTAGGGACAGATACCCTTACCGGCGGTTCTGGCAATGATACCTTTGTCATAGGTTTACCCAAAGATGTCCCTGAAGTCTTGTCTATCGGCGGTGTGGAAATTAAAGAGGCTGATTGGATCACAGATTTTGTGAAAAATCAAGATCAAATAGAAATCTTCGGCGGATTAACATTTGAGCAGTTAAACATATTTGCCGGTACTGGGGAGTATGCTGGATCGAGCATTATTCAAGAAACGATTTCCGGGCAATATTTAGCAATTTTACGGGACATTGAAGCGGCTACAATTGAGCGAAGTGATTTTGTCGGTTTAGCAGATTCAACATCGGCAGCAACACCAGATCCCACGTCGGTACCAACAAATAATGCCCCCACAATTGGCACAATAATAACATCACAAATAGCAACAGAAAATAGTGCGTTTATTTTTCAGATACCAGCGAATAGCTTTAGCGATAGTGATGGAGATACACTCAGCTATAGCGTTAAACTAAGTAATGCAAGTAACCTGCCATCTTGGTTAACATTTGATGCAGCCACTCTGACATTTTCAGGCACACCAACAGCCACAGATATCGGCACACTTTCTGTGGCTGTTAGTGTCAGTGATGGTAAAGGAGGAACGGCAAATCAAAACTTTGATATAGTTATCAATAAAGGGCTGGTGGCAAACAATGACACTATCCCAGATGTAACAGTTTTGTTGAGAACAGAAATTTTAATTCCAGCTTCAACATTACTGGCAAATGATACAGATGCGGAAAATGATAATTTGACAGTAACAGGTGTTTCAAGCCCCACAAATGGCACTGTGTCTTTGACAGATGAGGTAATAAAATTCAATCCCACAGCTACTGGTGCAGCTTCATTTACTTACACGATATCGGATGGAAATGGGGGGACGGCTTCGGCAACGGCCAGTCTAAATATTACTTCGGTTAATGCTGTGAATTTGAGTGATATTGTATCAGGAAAGGGTTTGCCAGTTGGGGCGAAGGGTTTTGTTATCAATGGCGAAAAGGTTGATGACCAGAGCGGCATTTCTGTTAGCAGTGCAGGCGATGTCAACGGTGATGGTTTAGCTGATTTAATTGTTGGTTCTCCCCTTGCTGAGACTGCTTCTGGTGTTAATGCCGGCAAGTCATATGTTGTGTTTGGTAAAACAGACTCTACAGCAATTAATTTAAGCTCTCTCGGTAGTGGTGGTTTTATCATCAATGGTGAGGCGGCGTCGGACAATAGCGGTAGGAGTGTCAGCAGTGCAGGCGATGTCAATGGTGATGGTTTGGCTGATTTAATTGTTCGTAGTCCATATTCTGATCATGCTACTTTTAGTTGTTCCCTGAAGTCATACCTAGTGTTTGGCAAAACGGACACTACGGCAATTAATTTAAATTCTCTCAATACCGGCGGTTTTGTGATCAATGGCCAGGTGACTATTCTTAACAGGTATGGTGAGGAGGCTAATGAGTTTACCGGCATTTCTGTCAGCAGTGCAGGCGATGTCAATGGTGATGGTTTGGCTGATTTAATTGTTGGTACACCCAATGCTGATCCTGCTTTTCGTATTAGAGCCGGCAAGTCATACCTGGTATTTGGCAAAACAGACTCTACAATAATTAATTTAAGCTCTCTGGGTAGTGGTGGTTTTATCATCAATGGTGAGGCGGCGTCGGACAATAGCGGCTGGAGTGTCAGCAGTGCAGGCGATGTCAATGGTGATGGTTTGGCTGATTTAATTGTTGGTGCTCCCTTTGCTGATAATATTGCTGCTGGTTCTTATGCCGGCAAGTCATACCTGGTATTTGGCAAAACAGACTCTACGGCAATTAATTTAAGCTCTCTCGGTAGTGGTGGTTTTATCATCAATGGCGAGGCGGTTAATGACAAGATGGGGATTTCTGTCAGCAGTACAGGCGATGCCAATGGTGATGGTTTGGCTGATTTAATTGTTGGTGCTTCTGGTGCTGATCCTGCTTCTGGTAGGGCTGCTGGCAAGTCATATCTGGTATTTGGCAAAACAGACTCTACAATAATTAATTTAAGCTCTCTGGGTAGTGGTGGTTTTATCATCAATGGTGAGGCGGCGTCGGACAATAGCGGTAGGAGTGTCAGCAGTGCCGGTGATGTCAACGGTGATGGTTTGGCTGATTTAATTGTTGGTGCTCTCTTAGCTCATAATACTGCTGCTGATTCTTATGCCGGCAAGTCTTACCTGGTGTTTGGCAAAACAGACTCTACGGCAATTAATTTAAGTTCTCTCGGTACGGGTGGTTTTATCATCAATGGTGAGGCGGCTGGTGACTTGAGCGGCACATCAGTCAGCAGTGCCGGTGATGTCAACGGTGATGGTTTGGCTGATTTAATTGTTGGTGCTTCTGGTGCTGGCTCCACCGGCAAGTCTTACGTCATATTTGGTGGAGACTTCACCGGCGCCGTCACTCAACTAGGTACCGATGCTATTGATAATCTCACCGGCACCGCAGATAGTGAAGCTTTAGTTGGTGCAGCCGGCGATGATATTCTCAGCGATGGTGGTTTCATCAATATCCTGATGTATGGTGGTGCGGGTAATGATTCTATCAGCATCAACAATGCTAATTTCCGCCGTTTAGATGGGGGGTTAGGAAATGATACTTTAGTGTTAGCCGGAACTGGCATAACTTTAGACCTCACCGGCACTTCAGATAATACCAAAATCGCCTCTTTTGAAACTATCGACTTAACCGGCACCGGCAATAACACCCTAGCTTTAAGTCACGGAGCTTTGTTGAATTTGGTTGCAGAAACTCGTGCCAATGGTGGCTTCAATCGTTTAACGGTGCGTGGTGATGCCGGCGATATTATCACTGCTAATTTAACCAACTTGGATTTTTTTCGCAGCGTTGGTGCAACTGAAACCACCTACACTAAAGGCAATTTGCAGTTAGTTGTGGAAAACGATGTCACTCAAAACATTTCCATAGGAGGAAATATCGTTTTTGACATTCCTATGTAA
- a CDS encoding 2-hydroxyacid dehydrogenase yields the protein MKVAVFSTKSYDRQFLEAANDNKHELIFLEPRLNLSTCILAHECSAVCVFVNDELNRPTITQLANEGVQLIALRCAGFNNVDLQAAKDCNMSVLRVPAYSPYAVAEHTVGMMLTLNRKMHRAYNRVREGNFSLEGLLGFDLHGRTVGIVGTGKIGEIVAKILKGFGTKLLGYDVMPNPECKEIGMQYVSLQELFAASDIISLHCPLMPETYHIINDDTLQQMKDGVMLINTSRGALIDAPAVVAALKSGKIGYLGLDVYEQEADLFFEDLSTIVIQDDVFQRLLTFPNVLITGHQAFFTAEAVQTIAETTIRNITEFEAGQPAPQNTVSIDRLRR from the coding sequence ATGAAAGTTGCTGTTTTCAGCACCAAATCCTACGACCGGCAGTTTTTAGAAGCCGCCAACGACAATAAACATGAGTTAATTTTTTTAGAACCACGCTTAAACCTCTCCACCTGCATACTCGCCCACGAATGTAGCGCCGTGTGCGTCTTTGTCAACGACGAACTCAACCGGCCCACCATTACCCAACTGGCAAACGAGGGAGTGCAACTCATCGCCTTGCGCTGTGCCGGTTTTAACAACGTCGATCTCCAAGCCGCCAAAGACTGCAACATGAGCGTTTTGCGAGTACCGGCCTATTCGCCCTATGCCGTAGCAGAACACACAGTTGGCATGATGTTAACCCTCAACCGCAAAATGCACCGCGCTTACAACCGCGTGCGCGAGGGCAATTTCTCGCTCGAAGGACTGCTAGGCTTTGACTTACATGGGCGAACCGTTGGCATCGTTGGCACCGGCAAAATAGGGGAAATTGTGGCCAAAATCCTCAAAGGATTTGGCACAAAATTACTGGGCTATGATGTGATGCCCAATCCTGAATGTAAAGAAATTGGGATGCAATACGTTTCTCTTCAAGAACTTTTTGCAGCCTCCGATATCATTAGCCTGCATTGCCCCTTAATGCCCGAAACTTACCACATCATCAACGATGACACCCTTCAACAGATGAAAGATGGCGTCATGTTAATCAATACCAGCCGGGGAGCTCTCATTGATGCCCCCGCCGTCGTAGCCGCCCTCAAATCTGGCAAAATCGGTTACTTAGGATTAGACGTCTATGAGCAAGAAGCCGATTTGTTTTTTGAAGATTTATCAACGATTGTCATTCAAGATGATGTTTTCCAGCGCCTCTTAACCTTCCCCAATGTTTTGATTACCGGCCATCAGGCGTTTTTTACCGCTGAGGCTGTACAAACCATTGCCGAAACCACCATCCGAAATATTACAGAGTTTGAAGCAGGACAGCCAGCACCTCAAAATACCGTCTCTATTGATCGGCTGAGACGCTAA
- a CDS encoding CAAD domain-containing protein, translating into MTSETQDATQTKVDVKIESTPAGPIATITTETPPEDGWTQIRDQALQILSELPEYLGSFFSSYQKPLVTVGLILSAIVSLRVLAAVLDAINDIPLLAPTFELIGLGYTAWFVNRYLLRASNRKELSVEIDTLKGQVIGNKHKV; encoded by the coding sequence ATGACTTCAGAAACTCAAGACGCAACACAAACCAAAGTAGACGTCAAAATAGAGTCTACTCCCGCTGGCCCGATTGCCACAATTACCACTGAAACTCCGCCAGAAGACGGCTGGACTCAAATCAGAGATCAAGCTTTGCAAATTTTGTCTGAATTGCCAGAATATCTAGGCAGTTTCTTCTCTTCCTACCAAAAACCTCTGGTAACAGTCGGTTTAATTTTATCGGCCATTGTTTCTCTGCGCGTGCTTGCTGCGGTTTTGGATGCCATTAATGATATTCCACTGTTGGCCCCAACTTTTGAATTAATTGGTTTGGGTTATACGGCTTGGTTTGTCAATCGCTATTTACTGCGAGCCAGCAATCGTAAAGAGTTATCTGTAGAGATAGACACTCTCAAAGGTCAAGTGATAGGTAATAAACACAAAGTTTAA
- the aroA gene encoding 3-phosphoshikimate 1-carboxyvinyltransferase, with amino-acid sequence MPDLYVISKNTDSHQQLLVTTPPSGLSLSGRIRVPGDKSISHRALMLGAMASGATTIEGLLLGEDPRSTAACFRLLGAEISELNTQRVQVRGVGLGQLNEPVDVLDAGNSGTTIRLMLGLLAGHAGKFFSITGDGSLRSRPMSRVVKPLREMGAQIWGRNGGSLAPLAVSGQALKPIHYHSPIASAQVKSCILLAGLLAEGETTVTEPALSRDHSERMLRAFGAKVHVEPETNSVTVTGPANLHGQPVVVPGDISSAAFWLVAASIVPGSELVIENVGVNPTRTGILEALQLMGADIELQNQREVAGEPVADLRVRHTSLKACEIAGDIIPRLIDEIPILAVAAVFAEGTTVIKDAAELRVKESDRIAVMATQLNRLGAKVTELPDGLEIVGGTALAGAEVDSADDHRIAMSLAIAALNAKGTTTITRAEAAAISYPDFTATLQQVCQ; translated from the coding sequence ATGCCTGACCTCTACGTCATCTCTAAAAATACTGATTCTCATCAACAATTGCTTGTTACTACCCCGCCGTCGGGTTTATCTTTGTCTGGGCGTATCCGCGTCCCAGGGGATAAGTCTATTTCCCATCGCGCTTTAATGTTGGGTGCGATGGCTTCTGGCGCAACGACTATTGAGGGGTTGCTTTTAGGCGAAGACCCCCGGAGTACGGCAGCTTGTTTTCGCTTGCTAGGGGCAGAAATTTCTGAACTTAATACTCAACGGGTACAAGTGCGGGGAGTTGGTTTGGGCCAGTTAAATGAGCCGGTGGATGTTTTGGATGCCGGCAATTCTGGGACAACAATTCGTTTAATGTTGGGGTTGTTGGCCGGCCACGCTGGGAAGTTTTTTAGTATCACCGGCGATGGATCTTTGCGTTCGCGCCCTATGTCTCGTGTTGTTAAGCCGCTACGAGAAATGGGTGCTCAAATTTGGGGCCGTAATGGCGGTTCGCTTGCTCCTCTTGCGGTTTCTGGTCAAGCATTAAAACCAATTCATTATCATTCTCCCATTGCCTCGGCTCAGGTTAAATCTTGCATTTTGCTGGCCGGTTTGCTGGCTGAAGGCGAAACCACTGTCACAGAACCGGCCCTCTCCCGTGATCACAGTGAGCGAATGTTGCGAGCTTTTGGGGCAAAAGTTCACGTTGAGCCAGAAACAAATAGTGTGACAGTAACCGGCCCAGCAAATCTTCACGGGCAGCCGGTGGTGGTGCCTGGGGATATCAGTTCGGCGGCTTTTTGGTTGGTTGCTGCTTCCATTGTACCGGGTTCGGAGTTGGTGATTGAAAATGTCGGCGTCAACCCAACTCGCACCGGCATTCTTGAGGCTTTGCAGTTGATGGGAGCCGATATTGAGTTGCAAAATCAACGTGAAGTAGCGGGTGAGCCGGTGGCTGATTTGCGAGTTCGCCATACGTCGTTAAAAGCTTGCGAGATTGCCGGTGATATTATCCCTCGTTTAATAGATGAAATTCCGATTTTGGCGGTGGCGGCTGTATTTGCCGAGGGGACAACGGTGATCAAAGATGCGGCGGAGTTACGAGTTAAAGAAAGTGACCGCATTGCTGTCATGGCAACCCAACTCAACCGTTTAGGAGCCAAAGTAACCGAGTTACCAGATGGCCTAGAAATCGTTGGTGGTACTGCTTTGGCCGGTGCAGAAGTGGATAGCGCCGACGATCACCGCATCGCCATGAGTTTAGCCATAGCAGCCTTAAACGCAAAAGGGACAACAACAATTACACGGGCTGAAGCGGCGGCTATTTCCTACCCAGACTTTACGGCCACGCTACAACAAGTTTGTCAGTAA
- a CDS encoding iron uptake porin, producing MAKNFRNSLQNNKLVLLASLAVLAGGPAVALPAPEPLNQAIPNVSDLEPEPNELKNPSLSQVTSVSQLSDVQPTDWAFQALQNLVERYNCIAGYPDGTFRGNRAMTRYEFAAGLNACLERITEIIKPGGNFVTPEDLSSLQRLLNEFSRELATLRGRVDSLEVRTRELEENQFSTTTKLNGEVIFAAVDGIGEGSRVVPFVGSRVRLNFDTSFTGEDILRTRLQVVNLASFFPEYHPSPEGELRFGAGALGEASTDVSIDALLYAFPLTDKTTVIIEANAGAADDFTNTINPFLDNDGTSGALSNFGTRNPIYYYLGGAGVGLRHEFSDNLELSLGYLAPNAALPTPTNGIFNGPYGAIGQLTIKPSDRFAVGLTYVHSYNFEGLTGSRRANLRSILSEEADLELPVSNDSFGVQASLQLSPRFVVNGWVGYSKVNALSTLGGQIDRGTADIWNGALSFVFPDLGKEGSMGAIIVGIEPKVTRSSIAAAVDGLPDVFGEDKDTSFHIEALYQYQLTDNITITPGVIWITAPDHNNNNSDIVIGAIRTTFTF from the coding sequence ATGGCAAAAAACTTTCGGAACTCTTTACAAAATAACAAACTTGTGCTATTAGCAAGCCTGGCAGTCTTAGCAGGCGGGCCGGCAGTGGCTTTACCGGCACCCGAACCGCTCAACCAAGCTATCCCGAACGTAAGCGATCTCGAACCAGAACCAAACGAACTTAAAAATCCATCTCTGTCTCAAGTCACCTCGGTTTCCCAACTCTCGGATGTTCAACCGACAGACTGGGCATTTCAAGCCTTGCAGAATTTGGTAGAACGCTATAACTGTATAGCGGGATATCCCGATGGCACCTTTCGCGGAAACCGCGCCATGACGCGCTATGAATTTGCAGCCGGTCTAAACGCTTGTTTAGAACGCATCACCGAAATCATCAAACCCGGTGGAAATTTCGTCACACCAGAGGATTTATCTAGCTTACAGCGATTATTAAACGAATTTTCCAGAGAACTCGCAACCCTGCGGGGACGGGTAGACTCCCTGGAAGTCCGCACTCGTGAACTAGAAGAAAATCAATTTTCCACCACCACCAAACTCAACGGGGAAGTTATTTTTGCCGCTGTTGATGGTATTGGGGAAGGTTCGCGGGTTGTTCCCTTTGTTGGGAGTCGGGTACGTTTAAATTTTGATACCAGTTTCACCGGCGAAGACATCTTAAGAACTCGTTTGCAAGTCGTCAACCTCGCCTCGTTTTTCCCCGAATATCACCCATCCCCAGAAGGCGAACTGCGCTTTGGGGCCGGCGCTTTGGGCGAAGCGAGCACCGACGTTTCTATTGATGCGCTGTTGTATGCCTTTCCCCTTACCGATAAAACCACCGTTATCATTGAAGCTAATGCCGGTGCTGCTGACGACTTCACCAATACCATTAACCCATTCCTCGACAACGACGGCACAAGCGGTGCTTTATCTAACTTTGGCACCCGTAACCCCATTTATTACTACCTCGGCGGTGCCGGTGTGGGGCTTCGCCACGAATTTAGCGATAACTTAGAACTCAGTTTAGGTTATCTCGCCCCCAATGCCGCACTTCCTACTCCCACAAATGGCATCTTTAATGGCCCTTATGGTGCTATTGGTCAGTTAACCATAAAACCGAGTGACCGTTTTGCGGTTGGTTTAACTTATGTTCACTCCTACAACTTTGAAGGACTCACCGGCAGCCGGCGGGCCAACCTCCGCTCAATTTTAAGCGAAGAAGCTGATTTAGAGTTGCCGGTTTCTAATGATTCCTTTGGCGTTCAAGCCAGCCTCCAACTTTCTCCCCGATTTGTTGTAAACGGTTGGGTTGGCTACAGCAAAGTTAACGCTTTGTCAACCCTTGGCGGACAAATTGATCGCGGTACAGCAGATATTTGGAATGGCGCTTTATCTTTTGTTTTCCCTGATTTAGGAAAAGAAGGCAGTATGGGTGCGATTATTGTAGGGATCGAGCCAAAAGTTACTCGTTCCAGCATAGCCGCCGCAGTGGACGGCCTACCTGATGTTTTTGGCGAAGATAAAGATACTTCTTTTCACATCGAAGCGCTTTATCAATACCAACTCACCGACAACATAACTATTACACCCGGAGTTATTTGGATCACAGCACCGGATCACAATAACAATAATTCTGATATCGTGATTGGGGCGATTCGGACGACTTTTACTTTTTAA